TACAATCAAAGAGAATGCCAGTGGTTTATACCAACATTTTAGACAATTTGGAATCGATCTTAGATGAAATTATGTTTAACCACTCTCACATTATTAGGGCGAATCTTTTATCTAAAGGAGTGTTTttcgaagatgaagaaaactTAGACGTTTtacttttccaaatccCCACGACATGCATTTCCATGGCACCAGTTCAACTAAAGATCGATTTAATCAGTGGGGTGTTCTATTTCAAGAATCCAACACCACTATTGTTGAGTTACGTGTCCCAAATCAATAGAGCTGAAAATGCAGATGAGCTGATTAGCGTTTTACAAAGGTTGAAAAGAGACAAGATTTCACAAGTTTTACGTAACATGTTTGAGAAAACTGGTTGGGTCTGTAGTAAAGTTATCAAATTGGATCACCCAATAGCGACTCAAGTCAATACTGcagaatcttcaaataaCAATGGGCCCCTGTCTTCCCCCACCAGCCTTTTGCAGGACGATTTGTTCATAAGGTTACCCAATTGGCCTGCAAATTGGTATTTAATCTTAACTGTGGTTTCATCGAATGCATCATGCGTGGTGGAAAAACgtattggtaaaattgtttctATCAAGGGCCATTGGAAACTATCATATTTGGGGAACTCTAACGTTACATCTGCCAAATTGGAATCCATGACTTATCAAAAAGTTCTCTATTTGCAAAAGACCATTTTACACAGGATTGTTAACCACATGATCATAGACtctttgaatcaattgaaaatctCTAATAAAATTAGTACAGGTGACATGCTGTCTTCACTACCGGATTACGTGGTTCATGGTGCACACCAGGATAAGgcaaatgatgataacgataCTAATCATGAAAATGATTACACTTCAATCATCATCTTAGAGTTAGAATCATTTTTGGAAGGTTCCAAGGCATTAAACAACATTCTTGAAAGTTCAATGTTTATGCACATCGATTATTACAATTCAGAAATCAGTTTgtttggtaaattcaaaagagaCACTACCATGATTAAATGTAAATGTGATGAACTATTGATTCATTTCGTTCCTGGTGAATCATTGGCCTTTTACCtgagtgaaaaattcaccaacttAAACATGATTGTTGAttatttgatcaaattccGTCAGAAATTAAtgcaattggtaattttaaCGGATGTAGTGGAAAGATTACACAAGAATTTTGCCTCcgatgattttaaaatcGTTGCCCTCAAGCCCAATGagatttctttcaaatatttgaaaaataataCGGATTCTCAAGACTGTACCATTAGCATTGTCTCTAACGAACAAATGGTGGAAAACTTAACGGTTCAACTATCGCCTTCTAATCCTCAGCATATAATCCAACCGTTCATTGATAATGGACACATGGATtaccatttcattttcaattatttacaattcacatcttctcttttcaccGTTTTGGAGAACATTATCAAACAACAGACAAACTCAGGATCTTATACAATGGTTTCCCTAGGTCTACACAACGTATGTGAGTACCAATTGGTCTACCATAACCCAGAGGCAGGTACTAAAATTACACTAataattgaattgaaaaacgTCTCTCACAATGGTGCAAAGAAAGTT
The genomic region above belongs to Zygosaccharomyces rouxii strain CBS732 chromosome F complete sequence and contains:
- the RGR1 gene encoding Rgr1p (similar to uniprot|P19263 Saccharomyces cerevisiae YLR071C RGR1 Component of RNA polymerase II holoenzyme/mediator complex affects chromatin structure and transcriptional regulation of diverse genes required for glucose repression HO repression RME1 repression and sporulation), translating into MTTESDSVEMYGENGSNTTTAGAATAAVNGSIDTDDSKKGQMTNGMTKDSKIGAATTGTKNLASQPPPAIPHVEINQVSFSLVMRNLTVFTIKEVSQFMKTNVHVNPTEPSTTKKLQFLHMIIFLRNQYLKIYVLVKWCRTIKNNNFHMMIDLLNWFRITNAVVNNCIWAIKASLVGMANAKLPNVDLVTALEVLSLGRPNLPTHQFKLSGEGDDLYQLSGGMIKVPPKVVLQKLKDMNLSISIKIALMDVPDAFRNYSFKNGRIYIFVPDEYEIQLATTDYRASLFFVDMNFSFCKQTLPLDKLKLEKVINEILFKSVKPLVALHKFLRKYVLTLKLYMIYLELVALEESGKFSGGHLVHRYDSKRSIISIRYWLHSKMGKKSKITIGVDRRTENLILKWDNELALQSKRMPVVYTNILDNLESILDEIMFNHSHIIRANLLSKGVFFEDEENLDVLLFQIPTTCISMAPVQLKIDLISGVFYFKNPTPLLLSYVSQINRAENADELISVLQRLKRDKISQVLRNMFEKTGWVCSKVIKLDHPIATQVNTAESSNNNGPLSSPTSLLQDDLFIRLPNWPANWYLILTVVSSNASCVVEKRIGKIVSIKGHWKLSYLGNSNVTSAKLESMTYQKVLYLQKTILHRIVNHMIIDSLNQLKISNKISTGDMLSSLPDYVVHGAHQDKANDDNDTNHENDYTSIIILELESFLEGSKALNNILESSMFMHIDYYNSEISLFGKFKRDTTMIKCKCDELLIHFVPGESLAFYLSEKFTNLNMIVDYLIKFRQKLMQLVILTDVVERLHKNFASDDFKIVALKPNEISFKYLKNNTDSQDCTISIVSNEQMVENLTVQLSPSNPQHIIQPFIDNGHMDYHFIFNYLQFTSSLFTVLENIIKQQTNSGSYTMVSLGLHNVCEYQLVYHNPEAGTKITLIIELKNVSHNGAKKVQFYIHFSDEEHISTKSMAYPLVHQVRNQVFMLDPKDSPTNSNKNKKYQGAVRLVDGISCDPTNIEPILLEIHEILRMDSNVQVNNPSPSSNGIQQQTSSAAKIPTAS